The Cystobacter fuscus DSM 2262 genome includes a region encoding these proteins:
- a CDS encoding response regulator yields MKSATVVPEVMATSTSRSTSIAPESARPTGVSAGAVTRPGLMPETPRPFGTLNAETARAFAVAAHETRPFARIEPGVKPQRVLLVDDSRSIRTLLKIYLMARAFEYIEAESAEAALAELEKQPVDLILTDFHMDGMNGADFAAAVRAHKDTKVTRIPILMMTGDANAAEVRNKGQKAGINAFVRKPVSCAQLMTLVDTILPAPKKE; encoded by the coding sequence ATGAAGTCGGCCACCGTTGTGCCTGAAGTGATGGCGACGTCCACGTCACGTTCCACGTCGATCGCTCCCGAGTCGGCGCGTCCCACGGGTGTGTCCGCGGGCGCGGTGACCCGTCCCGGCCTGATGCCCGAGACGCCGCGGCCCTTTGGCACGCTCAACGCCGAGACGGCGCGCGCCTTCGCCGTGGCGGCCCACGAGACCCGCCCCTTCGCCCGTATCGAGCCGGGCGTGAAGCCCCAGCGCGTGCTGCTGGTGGACGACAGCCGCTCCATCCGCACGCTGCTGAAGATCTACCTGATGGCGCGCGCCTTCGAGTACATCGAGGCGGAGTCGGCCGAGGCGGCGCTGGCGGAGCTGGAGAAGCAGCCGGTGGACCTCATCCTCACCGACTTCCACATGGACGGGATGAACGGGGCGGACTTCGCCGCCGCGGTGCGCGCGCACAAGGACACGAAGGTGACGCGCATCCCCATCCTGATGATGACGGGCGACGCGAACGCGGCCGAGGTGCGCAACAAGGGCCAGAAGGCGGGCATCAACGCCTTCGTGCGCAAGCCGGTGAGCTGCGCCCAGCTCATGACGCTGGTGGACACCATCCTCCCGGCGCCGAAGAAGGAGTAG
- a CDS encoding sulfite oxidase heme-binding subunit YedZ, which produces MASSPPLPWLKPAFLVGGLSPLALLLLELARGTLGANPIERVLNQTGMLALLVLVASLACTPLKLVTGWTWPPRVRKLLGLLGFGYALLHFLVYVGVDQGLRMGALLEDITKRPFITVGLLALVLLVPLAVTSTQGMVRRLGFPRWQRLHRLAYVAVSLGVVHFVWRVKQDVTEPLVYGGVLALLFAIRLAEAVRKRRARAALSAT; this is translated from the coding sequence ATGGCCTCCTCGCCCCCGCTGCCCTGGCTCAAGCCGGCCTTCCTCGTGGGAGGCCTGTCCCCCCTGGCCCTGCTGCTGCTCGAGCTCGCGCGCGGCACCCTGGGCGCCAACCCCATCGAGCGCGTGCTCAACCAGACGGGGATGCTCGCCCTGCTCGTCCTGGTGGCCTCGCTCGCGTGCACGCCGCTCAAGCTCGTCACCGGGTGGACGTGGCCCCCGCGCGTGCGCAAGCTGCTGGGCCTGCTCGGCTTTGGCTACGCGCTGCTGCACTTCCTCGTCTACGTGGGGGTGGATCAGGGCCTGCGCATGGGGGCGCTCCTCGAGGACATCACGAAGCGGCCCTTCATCACCGTGGGCTTGCTGGCACTGGTGCTGCTCGTGCCCCTGGCCGTCACCAGCACCCAGGGCATGGTGCGCCGCCTGGGCTTTCCCCGCTGGCAGCGCTTGCACCGGCTCGCCTACGTGGCGGTGTCGCTCGGGGTGGTGCACTTCGTGTGGCGGGTGAAGCAGGACGTGACCGAGCCGCTCGTCTATGGCGGGGTGCTCGCGCTGCTCTTCGCCATCCGCCTGGCCGAGGCCGTCCGCAAGCGCCGGGCTCGCGCGGCTCTGTCGGCCACCTGA
- the msrP gene encoding protein-methionine-sulfoxide reductase catalytic subunit MsrP, with product MRHLPPEPLGSEITSESLYLRRREFIKGAALFTGTAAAVGTGLQLLSRRPTGSGGGGGGGGLEGSTPTVAGEVPKPKRPRGPYDTDETPTPYEDATTYNNFFEFGAAKGDPAENAHTLKPRPWTIVIDGEVAKPQRVDLDTMQAWFPLEDRVYRMRCVEAWSMVIPWLGFPLAGLLRRVEPTSKAKYVAFTTLKDPTQMPGQRTDTLEWPYVEGLRLDEALHPLTMLAVGMYGKVLPNQNGAPLRLVVPWKYGFKGIKSIVRISLTEKEPPTTWNLANEREYGFFANVNPQVAHPRWSQATERRIGELRRRPTLPFNGYAEQVASLYTGMDLRKYF from the coding sequence ATGCGCCACCTGCCTCCCGAGCCCCTTGGTTCCGAGATCACCTCCGAGTCGCTGTATCTGCGCCGTCGCGAGTTCATCAAGGGCGCCGCGCTCTTCACGGGGACGGCCGCCGCCGTGGGCACGGGTCTCCAACTGCTCAGCCGACGGCCTACCGGGAGCGGTGGCGGAGGGGGCGGGGGCGGACTCGAGGGCTCGACTCCCACGGTCGCGGGCGAGGTGCCCAAGCCGAAGCGGCCCCGCGGTCCCTACGACACCGACGAGACGCCCACGCCCTACGAGGACGCCACCACCTACAACAACTTCTTCGAGTTCGGCGCCGCCAAGGGCGACCCGGCCGAGAACGCGCACACGCTCAAGCCGCGCCCGTGGACGATCGTCATCGACGGCGAGGTGGCCAAGCCGCAGCGGGTGGACCTGGACACGATGCAGGCCTGGTTCCCCCTGGAGGATCGTGTCTACCGGATGCGCTGCGTGGAGGCCTGGTCCATGGTGATTCCGTGGCTGGGCTTTCCGCTGGCGGGGCTCCTGCGGCGCGTGGAGCCCACGAGCAAGGCGAAGTACGTGGCCTTCACCACCTTGAAGGATCCCACGCAGATGCCCGGCCAGCGCACGGACACGCTCGAGTGGCCCTATGTCGAGGGGCTGCGCCTGGACGAGGCCCTGCACCCGCTCACGATGCTGGCGGTGGGCATGTACGGCAAGGTGCTGCCCAACCAGAACGGCGCGCCGTTGCGGCTCGTGGTGCCGTGGAAGTACGGCTTCAAGGGCATCAAATCGATTGTCCGCATCTCGCTCACGGAGAAGGAGCCGCCCACCACGTGGAACCTGGCCAACGAGCGCGAGTACGGCTTCTTCGCGAACGTGAATCCCCAGGTGGCGCACCCCCGCTGGAGCCAGGCCACCGAGCGCCGCATCGGCGAGCTGCGCCGCCGTCCCACGCTGCCCTTCAATGGCTACGCCGAGCAGGTGGCGAGCCTCTACACGGGCATGGACCTGCGAAAGTACTTCTGA
- a CDS encoding fatty acid desaturase — protein MRSHVPRGPWGVLIALTVIGAWLGHLVWLLVGTRLSLASPLAWLHIALQAYLCTGLFITGHDAMHGTVSRHRWLNETVGTLACFLFAGLSYRRLVVNHRAHHGDPTGPDDPDFSTRTQSFWPWFTTFMVRYMTWPQFLVMAAKFNVLLWVGVEPWRIWAFWVAPAVMGTVQLFYFGTYLPHRRPDTPEMRPHHARSLPRNHLWAMLSCYFFGYHWEHHESPSTPWWALWRMRDARARAAAAPPERAVGL, from the coding sequence ATGCGCAGCCACGTTCCTCGCGGTCCCTGGGGTGTCCTCATCGCGCTCACCGTCATCGGGGCGTGGTTGGGTCACCTCGTCTGGTTGCTCGTGGGGACGCGGCTGTCGCTCGCCTCACCGCTCGCCTGGCTGCACATCGCGCTGCAGGCCTACCTGTGCACGGGCCTGTTCATCACCGGCCATGACGCCATGCACGGCACGGTGAGTCGCCACCGGTGGCTCAATGAGACCGTGGGCACGCTCGCCTGTTTCCTCTTCGCGGGGCTGTCGTACCGGCGCCTGGTGGTCAACCACCGCGCCCACCACGGCGACCCCACGGGCCCGGACGATCCGGACTTCTCCACCCGCACCCAGTCCTTCTGGCCCTGGTTCACCACCTTCATGGTGCGCTACATGACGTGGCCGCAGTTCCTCGTCATGGCGGCCAAGTTCAACGTGCTGCTGTGGGTGGGCGTGGAGCCGTGGCGCATCTGGGCCTTCTGGGTGGCGCCCGCGGTGATGGGCACGGTGCAGCTCTTCTACTTCGGCACCTACCTGCCCCACCGGCGCCCGGACACCCCGGAGATGCGGCCCCACCACGCGCGCTCCCTGCCGCGCAACCACCTGTGGGCGATGCTCTCCTGCTACTTCTTCGGCTACCACTGGGAGCACCATGAATCTCCCTCCACCCCCTGGTGGGCGTTGTGGAGGATGCGGGACGCCCGGGCTCGCGCCGCGGCGGCGCCCCCCGAGCGCGCCGTGGGCTTGTAA
- a CDS encoding DUF5916 domain-containing protein — MTTVLLALSARASAQTETPARLDDMLKSMTAARIASPPAIDGRLDDEAWKTLVEDERFTQAFPQEGAPPSERTSVRIGYDDHALYIGIRVYESDPGQIVSRLAHRDRETETDWVKVLIDSRHDRTTGYSFGLSAAGGQLDGMIFDDTEFTSDWDAVWNGAVAHDPWGWSAEFQIPFQVLRFSEAASMDWGLQVERYVSRNKERVQWALVPSTVRGKVSRLGTLRGLSSIQPHRSFEFRPFLVTRFEPATETEGLTLREFATPSLRRLAINAGVDLKVGLARSLTLDATINPDFAQLEADQAVLNLGPNETYFPEKRPFFLEGLDLFDSPLTLFYSRRIGRAVSGLSPGDPIEAADGGLSRLQRTSPTVPIWGAAKLTGQISENLSIAALGAITGAEEATLLGANGTPSRLSLVSARSHGVLRGRYSTGNATYLGWFLTAVNRLQGTTYLADLAHDAYAQGVDGQWQSVDGRWRLGGQLALSQRVGGPSHRTALGRGCSDTSLEGCIPITRDDGTRVGPGDLGGAGLLSAEYEGTHWLAELSYQVFSPRFDIRAMGFQNDFDAHRLVQATGYRETRPGALFQNFEMELQHEATITFAGVPSWLTSELTFQGQYRNFMQQSLSLGVGYPSWRTRETHGDGGRLQRPAYTYATAKFQSDTRKVLELSTSLLGYVDEQRGWGGSLEGRVSARVLPQLELELAPILGWDANDIRFFDCRDDAGGNCNIETITRHYRIGRLDSGSLSFLMRLAYTISPRLSLQAYAQLFMSQAEFSRYSEATTTREHPAISFGLLRSSSFNGDLDGDGLQDDDFENALLNANVVLRWEFIPGSTLMGVYSRTQSASRDLRGGPPHFRASTLEKASPEDRFFLKVAFYKG, encoded by the coding sequence ATGACGACCGTGCTTCTCGCGCTGTCCGCGCGGGCCAGTGCGCAGACGGAAACGCCCGCGCGTCTCGATGACATGCTCAAGAGCATGACCGCGGCGAGGATCGCCTCGCCGCCAGCGATTGACGGACGGTTGGATGACGAGGCCTGGAAGACGCTCGTCGAGGACGAGCGGTTCACGCAGGCATTTCCCCAGGAGGGCGCGCCTCCCAGCGAGCGAACCTCGGTGCGCATCGGCTACGATGACCACGCGCTCTACATTGGCATCCGGGTGTACGAGTCCGACCCCGGGCAGATCGTCTCCCGCCTGGCACACCGGGATCGCGAGACCGAGACCGACTGGGTCAAGGTGTTGATCGACAGCCGTCATGATCGCACGACGGGATATTCGTTTGGCCTGAGCGCCGCGGGTGGCCAGCTCGACGGGATGATCTTCGATGACACGGAGTTCACCTCGGACTGGGACGCGGTATGGAATGGCGCGGTCGCGCACGACCCGTGGGGGTGGAGCGCTGAATTCCAGATTCCCTTTCAGGTCCTGCGCTTCTCCGAGGCCGCGAGCATGGATTGGGGCTTGCAGGTCGAGCGCTATGTCTCGCGCAACAAGGAGCGCGTTCAGTGGGCGCTCGTGCCCAGCACCGTTCGCGGCAAGGTGTCCCGCCTTGGGACGCTGCGGGGGCTCTCGAGCATCCAGCCCCATCGCTCCTTCGAGTTCAGACCCTTCCTGGTGACCCGGTTCGAGCCCGCCACGGAGACGGAGGGGCTGACGCTCCGCGAGTTCGCCACCCCCTCCCTGCGGCGACTCGCCATCAATGCCGGGGTGGACCTCAAGGTGGGACTCGCCCGGTCGCTCACGCTGGACGCCACCATCAACCCGGACTTCGCTCAACTCGAGGCCGATCAAGCCGTCCTCAATCTCGGCCCCAACGAGACATACTTCCCCGAGAAGCGTCCGTTCTTCCTGGAGGGGCTCGATCTCTTCGACAGTCCCTTGACGCTGTTCTACTCGCGGCGCATCGGCCGCGCCGTCTCCGGCTTGTCGCCCGGCGACCCGATCGAGGCCGCCGACGGCGGTCTGTCGAGGCTCCAGCGCACCTCCCCCACCGTCCCCATCTGGGGCGCGGCCAAGCTGACGGGCCAGATTTCAGAAAACCTGTCGATCGCGGCACTGGGAGCCATCACGGGCGCCGAGGAGGCGACGCTCCTCGGAGCGAACGGCACCCCCTCACGGCTGTCACTCGTCTCCGCGCGAAGCCACGGCGTGCTGCGCGGGCGCTACTCCACCGGGAACGCCACCTACCTGGGGTGGTTCCTGACCGCCGTCAATCGTCTGCAGGGGACGACCTATCTCGCGGATCTCGCTCACGACGCCTACGCCCAGGGCGTGGACGGCCAATGGCAGTCGGTGGATGGACGGTGGCGCCTGGGGGGCCAGCTGGCCCTCTCGCAGCGCGTCGGGGGGCCGAGTCATCGAACCGCGCTCGGGCGCGGCTGTTCCGACACCTCGCTCGAGGGCTGCATCCCCATCACCCGGGACGACGGCACCCGTGTCGGTCCCGGGGACCTGGGCGGCGCGGGACTGCTCTCGGCTGAGTACGAGGGGACCCACTGGCTCGCGGAGCTGTCCTATCAAGTGTTCTCCCCCCGGTTCGACATCCGGGCGATGGGCTTCCAGAACGACTTCGATGCCCACCGCCTCGTGCAAGCCACCGGCTACCGCGAGACACGACCCGGAGCCCTCTTCCAGAACTTCGAGATGGAACTCCAGCACGAGGCCACCATCACCTTCGCGGGCGTTCCAAGCTGGCTCACGAGCGAACTGACCTTCCAGGGCCAGTACCGCAATTTCATGCAGCAGTCCCTCTCTCTCGGAGTGGGTTACCCTTCCTGGAGGACCCGGGAGACGCACGGCGACGGGGGGCGGCTCCAGCGCCCCGCCTACACGTACGCCACCGCGAAGTTCCAGAGTGACACGCGAAAAGTATTGGAACTCAGCACCAGTCTCCTCGGGTACGTGGATGAGCAGAGGGGCTGGGGAGGAAGCCTGGAAGGACGGGTGTCGGCGCGAGTGCTACCTCAACTCGAACTCGAACTGGCGCCCATCCTCGGCTGGGATGCCAATGACATCCGATTCTTCGACTGCCGTGATGACGCGGGCGGCAACTGCAACATAGAGACCATCACGCGTCACTATCGGATTGGACGGCTGGATTCCGGTTCCCTGTCCTTCTTGATGCGTCTGGCCTACACCATCTCGCCCCGGCTCTCGTTGCAGGCCTACGCTCAACTCTTCATGTCCCAGGCTGAATTTTCGCGTTACAGCGAAGCGACGACGACGAGAGAGCACCCGGCCATTTCCTTTGGCCTCCTGAGGAGCTCGAGCTTCAACGGCGATCTCGATGGAGATGGCCTGCAGGACGATGATTTCGAGAATGCGCTGCTGAATGCGAATGTTGTCCTGCGTTGGGAGTTCATCCCCGGGTCGACGCTGATGGGTGTTTATTCGCGCACACAATCAGCGTCGCGGGACCTGCGCGGCGGTCCACCCCACTTCCGCGCGAGCACGCTGGAAAAAGCATCCCCCGAAGACAGGTTTTTCTTGAAAGTGGCTTTCTATAAAGGTTAG
- a CDS encoding dTDP-4-dehydrorhamnose 3,5-epimerase family protein: MSIPLNSTEALPIKGLHWQPRWRMNNGQDDSFVVPFPTNNPANIVFHGHKNFDYGHFGIHLGQEDRLTFMGPENKLVRADFVDCRAGSETLHRRLSITFQPGTHRTLIIPPGVAHTFFGLEDVYTINEYGLFLPDPRAWVNQQTSWTIGNDIMNFGLETPDDKLPVVTPNTFPASEKFYTEVLRRQQAAIPALDTEFPMTRDLDTEGKKVRVVLRKRVEKKASPFPEWEEIQGIEGVGWQRHLTVLTGDESGIVPLAGPAALYVVDHGEKNFTHDSFGIHLGQEDRLTFVGPKDQLVTLHLLDCRSGSKTLHKAVDITFLPDPRRFLLIPPGVAHAFRRLENVFTINRPRNFLKADGSYRPGSDVIDWPVERTPYPVLEANTIPADEAFYRQQAIAQKDLSKEKVRYDTPKVQVITDPKTGKQFRVALRRRVDAEEGPTSMYN; encoded by the coding sequence ATGTCCATCCCGTTGAACAGCACCGAAGCGCTGCCCATCAAGGGCTTGCACTGGCAGCCACGCTGGCGCATGAACAACGGCCAGGACGACAGCTTCGTCGTTCCCTTCCCGACCAACAATCCGGCCAACATCGTCTTCCACGGCCACAAGAACTTCGACTACGGGCACTTCGGCATCCATCTGGGACAGGAAGATCGCCTCACCTTCATGGGTCCGGAGAACAAGCTCGTCCGCGCCGACTTCGTCGACTGCCGTGCCGGCTCCGAAACGCTGCACCGCCGTCTGAGCATCACGTTCCAGCCTGGGACCCACCGCACGCTGATCATCCCGCCGGGGGTGGCCCACACGTTCTTCGGACTGGAGGACGTCTACACCATCAACGAGTATGGTCTGTTCCTGCCTGATCCCCGGGCCTGGGTGAACCAGCAGACGAGCTGGACCATTGGCAACGACATCATGAACTTCGGGCTGGAGACGCCCGATGACAAGCTGCCCGTCGTCACGCCCAACACCTTCCCCGCCTCGGAGAAGTTCTACACCGAGGTCTTGCGGCGCCAGCAGGCCGCCATCCCGGCGCTCGACACCGAGTTCCCGATGACGCGCGATCTGGACACCGAGGGAAAGAAGGTGCGAGTCGTCCTGCGCAAGCGGGTGGAGAAGAAGGCTTCTCCGTTCCCCGAGTGGGAAGAGATCCAGGGCATCGAGGGCGTGGGCTGGCAGCGACACCTCACCGTGCTGACGGGAGACGAGAGCGGGATCGTTCCCCTGGCGGGTCCGGCCGCCCTGTACGTCGTGGATCACGGCGAGAAGAACTTCACCCACGACTCGTTCGGCATCCACCTGGGCCAGGAGGATCGCCTCACCTTCGTCGGTCCGAAGGATCAGCTCGTCACCCTGCACCTGCTCGATTGCCGCAGTGGCTCCAAGACGCTGCACAAGGCCGTGGACATCACCTTCCTGCCCGATCCCCGGCGATTCCTGCTCATTCCCCCGGGCGTGGCACATGCCTTCCGGCGGCTGGAAAACGTCTTCACCATCAACCGCCCGCGCAACTTCCTCAAGGCCGACGGCAGCTACCGGCCGGGCAGCGATGTGATCGACTGGCCCGTGGAGCGCACTCCGTATCCCGTCCTCGAGGCCAATACGATTCCCGCGGACGAGGCCTTCTACCGGCAACAAGCCATTGCCCAGAAGGATCTCTCCAAGGAGAAGGTCCGCTACGACACGCCCAAGGTCCAGGTGATCACCGATCCCAAGACCGGCAAGCAGTTCCGCGTCGCGCTGCGCCGCCGCGTGGACGCCGAGGAGGGTCCGACGTCGATGTACAACTGA
- a CDS encoding MFS transporter, with translation MSTRAFPFAKLWLGLFSVYLGDQILLFAVPLIIWNMTGSIAQAGVAYFIEWLPRVLFLPYGGVLIDRFGVRRVLLKTDAAKVVSCLVAFFLVKEEAGYLALLLGIFNAVLSIGNAQTVVAADAILAQTYSGDEFSRRQASISKADQCSMVLGPAFAAGLSLVIGIKQLLLAAAVFYFFNYINIRFILRHVQEETRPESSRSVLGDLQVGISVLAEHKFLLLLTCVAALNNMLIGMLEAAGAAIITGRLNKPDSFFSLMNVIAGLNGVFALSLVPLLLKRMTVRTLGTLSFCLLCLSGVIANVADGFWFFLVGFGLMIGSSLLLGVYFRTVRATLIPREHMGKAVGLITCLNQASLPLTGLLLTAYGDSVGPQPLGLIITGVLVLVGGAVLSRDATKKVEIAPEGA, from the coding sequence ATGAGCACTCGTGCATTCCCGTTCGCCAAGCTTTGGCTGGGCCTCTTCAGTGTCTATCTTGGCGATCAGATCCTGCTCTTCGCCGTTCCACTCATCATCTGGAACATGACCGGCAGCATCGCACAAGCCGGGGTGGCCTATTTCATTGAATGGCTTCCCCGGGTGCTCTTCCTCCCCTATGGGGGCGTGCTGATTGATCGCTTCGGCGTGAGGAGGGTGCTCCTCAAGACGGACGCGGCGAAGGTCGTGAGTTGTCTGGTCGCGTTCTTCCTCGTGAAGGAGGAGGCCGGCTACCTCGCCCTGCTGCTGGGAATCTTCAACGCGGTGCTCTCCATTGGCAACGCGCAGACCGTCGTCGCGGCGGATGCCATCCTGGCGCAGACCTACTCGGGAGACGAGTTCTCACGCCGCCAGGCCTCGATCTCCAAGGCCGATCAGTGCTCCATGGTGCTCGGCCCGGCGTTCGCGGCGGGGCTGTCCCTGGTGATTGGCATCAAGCAGTTGCTGCTCGCCGCCGCGGTCTTCTACTTCTTCAACTACATCAACATCCGGTTCATCCTCAGGCACGTGCAGGAGGAGACCCGGCCGGAGTCGTCCCGCTCCGTGCTCGGAGATCTCCAGGTGGGCATCTCCGTCCTGGCGGAGCACAAGTTCCTGCTGCTGCTCACGTGCGTGGCCGCGCTGAACAACATGCTCATCGGCATGCTGGAAGCCGCCGGAGCGGCGATCATCACGGGCAGGCTGAACAAGCCAGACAGCTTCTTCAGCCTGATGAACGTCATCGCGGGATTGAACGGGGTCTTCGCCCTGTCGCTCGTGCCCCTGCTGCTCAAGCGGATGACGGTCCGTACCCTGGGAACCCTGTCGTTCTGCCTGCTCTGTCTCTCCGGAGTCATCGCCAACGTGGCCGACGGCTTCTGGTTCTTCCTGGTCGGCTTCGGGCTGATGATCGGCTCCTCGCTGCTGCTCGGGGTGTATTTCCGGACCGTCCGGGCCACCCTGATCCCACGAGAACACATGGGCAAGGCGGTCGGGCTCATCACCTGCCTGAACCAGGCCTCGCTCCCCCTGACCGGGCTGCTGTTGACGGCGTATGGGGACAGCGTCGGACCACAGCCCCTGGGGCTCATCATCACGGGAGTGCTCGTGCTCGTCGGCGGCGCGGTGCTGTCCCGGGATGCGACCAAGAAGGTGGAGATCGCCCCCGAAGGGGCGTGA
- a CDS encoding dipeptidyl-peptidase 3 family protein has translation MKRTLRTLATTALLLSGVAGAAEPASAPARLPTAAELKRMTARFAPVDIQVDVSKLPESERRALAKILQAARIMDPLFMRQAWAGNETLLLSLLQDTSALGKERLHAFLLNKGPWSRLDHNAPFVPGVPAKPLEGNFYPAGATQAEVETWVRSLPEAQQRQATGFFTTVRRGPDGNFISVPYSVEYQGELSQAARLLLEAAELTTQPTLRAFLTQRAASFLNNDYYPSEVAWMDLDASIEPTIGPYEVYEDEWFNYKAAFEAFITVRDDTETQKLAKFSGELQELENALPIEPKLRNPRLGALAPIRVVNSLFSSGDGNRGVQTAAYNLPNDERVAAEKGTKRVMLKNIQEAKFQRVLLPIAQVALTPKDRKDVSFDAFFTHILMHELMHGLGPHNITVEGKQTTVRQALQAASSPLEEAKADVSGLWALQRLVDKGVIGKEMERTMYTTFLASMFRSIRFGTSEAHGKGIAVLLNHFLDTGAVVVNKDGTFSVVKEKIRESVTALTKQIMELQAAGNRAAAESLLETRGVVRPEVKRVLDKLENVPVDIEPRYVTADTLAR, from the coding sequence ATGAAACGTACCCTCCGCACCCTCGCCACCACGGCGCTGCTCCTGTCGGGAGTCGCCGGTGCCGCCGAGCCCGCCTCGGCTCCCGCCCGCCTGCCCACGGCCGCCGAGCTCAAGCGCATGACGGCGCGCTTCGCCCCCGTCGACATCCAGGTGGATGTCTCCAAGCTTCCGGAGAGCGAGCGGCGTGCGCTCGCGAAGATCCTCCAGGCCGCCCGCATCATGGATCCGCTCTTCATGCGCCAGGCCTGGGCGGGCAACGAGACGCTGCTGCTCTCCCTGCTCCAGGACACCTCCGCGCTGGGCAAGGAGCGGCTGCACGCCTTCCTGCTCAACAAGGGTCCCTGGTCGCGGCTCGACCACAACGCGCCCTTCGTGCCCGGGGTGCCCGCCAAGCCGCTCGAGGGCAACTTCTACCCGGCCGGCGCCACCCAGGCCGAGGTGGAGACGTGGGTGAGGTCCCTGCCCGAGGCCCAGCAGCGGCAGGCCACGGGTTTCTTCACCACCGTGCGCCGGGGTCCGGACGGCAATTTCATCTCCGTGCCCTACAGCGTCGAGTACCAGGGGGAACTCTCCCAGGCCGCGCGCCTGCTGCTCGAGGCCGCCGAGCTCACCACCCAGCCCACGCTCCGCGCGTTCCTCACCCAGCGCGCCGCCAGCTTCCTGAACAACGACTACTACCCGAGCGAAGTGGCGTGGATGGACCTCGACGCGAGCATCGAGCCGACCATCGGGCCCTACGAGGTCTACGAGGACGAGTGGTTCAACTACAAGGCCGCCTTCGAGGCCTTCATCACCGTGCGCGATGACACCGAGACGCAGAAGCTCGCGAAGTTCAGCGGCGAGCTGCAGGAGTTGGAGAACGCGCTCCCCATCGAGCCGAAGCTGCGCAATCCGCGGCTCGGCGCGCTCGCGCCCATCCGCGTCGTCAACAGCCTCTTCTCCTCGGGAGATGGCAACCGGGGCGTGCAGACGGCGGCCTACAACCTGCCCAATGACGAGCGCGTGGCGGCGGAGAAGGGCACCAAGCGCGTGATGCTCAAGAACATCCAGGAGGCGAAGTTCCAGCGCGTGCTCCTGCCCATCGCCCAGGTGGCGCTCACGCCGAAGGATCGCAAGGACGTCTCCTTCGATGCCTTCTTCACCCACATCCTCATGCACGAGCTGATGCACGGCCTGGGTCCCCACAACATCACCGTGGAGGGAAAGCAGACCACGGTGCGTCAGGCACTCCAGGCGGCCTCCAGCCCCCTCGAGGAGGCCAAGGCGGATGTCTCCGGTCTGTGGGCCCTCCAGCGCCTGGTGGACAAGGGGGTGATTGGCAAGGAAATGGAGCGCACCATGTACACGACGTTCCTCGCGTCCATGTTCCGCTCCATCCGCTTCGGCACCAGCGAGGCGCATGGCAAGGGCATCGCGGTGCTGCTCAACCACTTCCTCGACACCGGCGCCGTGGTGGTGAACAAGGATGGCACCTTCTCCGTGGTCAAGGAGAAGATCCGCGAGTCCGTCACCGCGCTGACGAAGCAGATCATGGAGCTGCAGGCCGCGGGCAACCGCGCCGCCGCCGAGTCGCTGCTCGAAACCAGGGGCGTGGTGCGTCCCGAGGTGAAGCGCGTGCTGGACAAGCTGGAGAATGTCCCCGTGGACATCGAGCCGCGCTACGTCACCGCCGACACGCTCGCTCGCTAG
- a CDS encoding VOC family protein yields the protein MSQPTASAAAPTFYPMLRYKNAPAAIKWLAAAFGFEEHLVVPGPNDTVAHAELRFGTGIFMLGSQKDDIYGNAGMAPYVYVRDIDAHCARARAAGAVIVREPFDTDYGSRDYAARDCEGHVWSFGTYRPVP from the coding sequence ATGAGCCAGCCCACCGCCAGCGCCGCCGCCCCGACCTTCTACCCCATGCTGCGCTACAAGAACGCGCCCGCGGCCATCAAGTGGCTGGCGGCCGCCTTCGGCTTCGAGGAGCACCTGGTGGTGCCCGGGCCCAACGACACCGTGGCCCACGCCGAGCTGCGCTTCGGCACGGGCATCTTCATGCTGGGCAGCCAGAAGGACGACATCTACGGCAACGCCGGCATGGCTCCGTACGTCTACGTGCGCGACATCGACGCCCACTGTGCCCGGGCCCGGGCGGCGGGGGCCGTCATCGTGAGGGAGCCCTTCGACACCGACTATGGCTCGCGGGATTACGCGGCGCGCGACTGCGAGGGCCATGTCTGGAGCTTCGGCACCTACCGTCCCGTACCGTGA